In the Streptomyces coeruleoprunus genome, TACGGCGGCCCGGGACGGCGCGCTCCTGACGTATGTCAGGGGCGCGCCGTCCCAACGGAGTGCATCAGGGCCCGCACAGTCGCTATTGTCATGCCCCCCGCCCGTCACGGTCCCGTCCGGGGACCGGTACGCACCCCCACCACCACGGCCTCCTGCACTCGGTGTGCACTGAAACGACGGACGTACCCAGTGACGACAGTGACTGTCCAGCTGCCCGAACGGGCCCCCCGCCACCAGGACCCGGACGCACCGCGGCCCAAGCCGCGCCTGCTGCACATGACTCCGGGGCAGAGCGCCGAGTTCGGGCGCGGCACCCCGGGCTCGCCGCTGCCCATACCGCTGCACGACCCCGGCGTCTCGCGCCGCGCCGGGCTGGTGACCGCGACCGAGGACTACTGGCAGCTGTCCAACTACAGCGCCTCCACGACGTACGTCGTGGAGAACCTGGAGGGCGGCGGCGAGCACATCAAGGTGGCGCCCGGCCGGATCGGCGCACCCGTGCCGTTCGAGCTGTCGCGGGTGATCCTGCCCGGGGTCGACGGGCCGGTGGACTTCAAGGTGTTCGCGCCGCAGCACGCGTACAGGGAGCCGGGGTGCGACCCGGCGGCGGGCGAGCCGACGACCACGCCGTTCTCGCTCGACCCGACGTCCAAGTACTTCCTGGTGCTGCTGGCGCTGTGCGAGCCGCGGCTGCGCTCGCCGTCGAACCCGGCCGTGCCGGGCGTCGGCGAGGTCGTCGAGCGGCTGCGGCCGCTGCCGTCGTGCGCCGGCCTGACCCGCTCGGCGGTCAACTACCACATCGACTACCTGGCGACGGCCAAGCTGCGGCTGCGCGAGGACCCGGACGAGACGGCGACGGGCAGCGCGACCCGCAGCCGCCTGGTCGACCTCGCGCTCCGCTTCGACCTGGTCCGCGAGGACCACCTGAACCTCCTTCCCCCGCTCGTACGACGCTGAAAGGCCCATCGACGATGGACCCTGGCCACCCGTCCCCCGCGCTCGCGATACCCGAGGGCTACCGGATCGCCGACTGGACCGTGACGTCCCTGATCGGCTCCGGCAGCTGGGGCACCGTCTACGCGGCGCGCCGCACGTCCGACGCGGCGCCGGCCGCCGTGAAGTTCCTCCGCACCGACCTGCTGACGCCCGGTCAGCGGGCGTCGATGGAGGAGCTGATCCGCCAAGAGGTGCGGTTCAGCAGCGAGGCGGACCACCCGAACCTCGTGCGGACCCACACCGTGGTCACCCTGAACGACCCGGACCGCCCCGGCCTCGACGGCGTGACCGCGCTGGTCATGGACCGCGCCGAGCGCAGCCTGCACGAGCTGATCGCGGCGGGCGAGCCCGGCACGCCCGTCCCGGACGCGGCGCGCATCCTCGACGGGGTCGCCGCCGGGCTGGCCCACATGCACACGCGGGGCTGGGTGCACGCCGACCTCAAGCCCGCGAACATCCTGCTCGGCCCGGACGGCGCCGTGTGGCTCGCGGACTTCGGGCTCACCGTGGAGCTGGACGGCACGCACGCGTACATCCCGCCGATGGGCTCCCTCGACCACGTACCGCCGGAGTGGTGGTCGGAGCGCACCGGGGTGCGGGGCACCGCCGTCCGGCCGACGGCCGACATCTGGGCGTTCGGCGTCCTCGCCCACCAGGTGCTGACGGGCGGCCTGCACCCCTTCCCCGGCAGCACGGCGCGGGCGCGGGCGCTGGCGGCGCAGTCGTACGCGAGCGGGGCCGCGCAGCTGCGACTCGACGACGCGCTGGAGCCGCAGTGGCGGGAGCTGATCGGCAGCTGCCTGGCGCCCGACCACGCGTCGCGGGCGGAGCTGGGCGCCGAGGAGCTGGCGCGGCGGGTGCGGGCCCTGCGCAAGGGCGGCGTACGGGCGCGGCGCGGGCTGCGGCGCCCGGGGGTGCTGGCGGGCGCGGGGCTCGGGCTCGCGGCGGCGACGGTGGCGGCGACGCTGGTGCTGCTGCCGGAGGACGGGGCGGCACGGACGACGCCGCCCAGGCCCACGCCGTCCGCCAAGACGGTGCCGGGCGCGATCCCGGAGGACTCGGACGTGCCGGTCGCCCTGCGCCGGACCATCACCGACGCCGCCAAGCGCTGTACGGACGAGGAGGTCACCCCGGCGCTGCTGGCCGCCATGATCAAGGCGGAGAGCGGCTTCGACCCGAAGGCGTCCCGGCCGGCCTCCGGCGAGTACGGCATCGCGATGTGGACGCCGTCGGTGTTCCAGGCGTGGGCGGTGGACGGCGACGGGGACGGCGACAAGGACCACATGTCGCCGCCCGACGCCATCGCGACGATGGCCGTGTTCACCTGCTGGCTCGACCAGCGCTTCAAGGACAACGGGATGCGCGAGAACCTGCCCGAGCTGATCGTCGCCGGGTACCGCACCAGCGACAAGACGGTCATCCAGGCCGGCGGCGTCCCCGAGCGGACCCGGCCCCATGTGGACACCGTGATGCGCTACCTGAAGGAGTACACGCGGTGACGGCCCCCGTCCCCGTCCGCCGGGCGCCCTTGCCTGGAGTGCGCTCCAAGGCGTTGGCTGTACGACCATGAAATACACGCAGCTCGGACGCACCGGACTCAAGGTCAGCCGTATCGTCCTCGGGACGATGAACTTCGGGCCGCAGACCGATGAGGCCGGCAGCCACGCCATCATGAACGCGGCGCTCGACGCCGGGGTCAACTTCTTCGACACCGCCAACGTCTACGGGTGGGGCGAGAACAAGGGCCGCACCGAGGAGATCATCGGCTCCTGGTTCGCCGGGGGCGGCGAGCGCCGCGACAAGGTGGTGCTCGCCACCAAGGTGTACGGCTCGATGGCGCCGGACGGCGAGGTCTGGCCCAACCACGACCGGCTCTCCGCGGTGAACATCCGGCGGGCCGTCGAGGCCAGCCTGCGCCGCCTGAACACCGACTACATCGACCTGTACCAGTTCCACCACATCGACCGCGCCACGCCCTTCGAGGAGATCTGGCAGGCGGTCGACGTCCTGATCCAGCAGGGCAAGATCCTCTACGCCGGGTCCAGCAACTTCTCCGGCTACAAGATCGCCCAGGCCAATGAGACGGCGGCCCGCCGCGGCATGGTCGGACTGGTCAGCGAGCAGTGCCTGTACAACCTCGTCGAGCGGCGCGCCGAGATGGAGGTGATCCCGGCCTCGCAGGACTACGGGCTCGGCGTGATCCCCTGGTCGCCGCTGCACGGCGGCCTCCTGGGCGGCGCCCTGCGCAAGGAGCGCGAGGGCGGTGCGGCGCGCTCGCGGGCCGGGCGGTCGGCGGACGCGCTCGCGAACACGGAGCTGCGCGAGAAGATCCAGGCGTACGAGACGCTGCTCGACAAGCACGGCCTGGAGCCGGGCGAGGTCGCCCTGGCGTGGCTGCTGACCCGGCCGGGCGTGACCGGGCCGATCGTCGGGCCGCGCACCGCCGAGCAGCTGGAATCCGCGCTGCGGGCCGTCGAGCTGGACCTGACGGACGAACTGCTCGGCGAGCTGGACGCGATCTTCCCCGGTCCCGGTCCGTCGCCGGAGGCCTTCGCCTGGTGACGGGCGCGGCGGCGCGCGGCGGCCGGCCGTTACCGGCCGACCGCCGCCGCCACCGCGACGATCGCCATCATCAGCACGAGCACACCGGCCATGATCCGGTTTCGGGTCTTCGGGTCCACCCGTCGAGGTTAGCTCGCCCGTCCGAGCGGCCAGGACCCGACCGTCTCGTACCGCGGCTGCTCGCCCGCCGTGCCGGAGGTCGGCAGGTTGCTGCGGACGAGGGCCAGCTCGGCCACCTCCCAGCGCAGTCCCTTGAACCGCTCCAGCTCCGTCACGAAGGGCCGCAGGTCCGTGTCGGTCCGGGCGCGGGCCAGCGTCAGGTGCGCCTGGTAGCGGCGGTGGTCGTCCATGGGGACGCCCGCCCGGCGGGCCGCCGCCTCGGCGCGCTCGGCCAGCAGCCGCATGTCGTCAAGGCCGCCGGCGGCCCCCGCCCACAGGGCCCGGTGGCCGAACTGGCCGCCCCCGTGGACGCGCAGCGGGAACGGCTGGGTGCGGTGTGCCGCGCGGCCCAGCCGCTCCCGCAGGTCCGGGACGAGCGCGTCGTCCACCTCGCCCATGAACGCCAGCGTGTAGTGCCAGCCGGGACGGCCGGTCCAGCGCAGCTCGTCCGCGCCGGGCAGCGCCCGCAACTCGTCGACCAGGAGAGCCAGTTCCTCGACCGCCGCGCGCGGCGGCAGGACGGCAGCGAAAAGCCTCATGGGGCGAGTCTGGCACGTGGCGGGGCCGCCCGGGACGGATCGATCACGCCGCGGTCGCCAGTTCCCGGGGCCGCTCGCGCGGGACGAACGCGAGGCGCGGGTGCCGGCCGCGCAGCTCCAGCCGCAGCCGCGTCCCGGTGGCACGGCTCAGGACCAGCCCGATCAGCACCGCCGAGACCAGCGACAGCACGCCACCGGTCGCGAAGCCGATCCGGGCGCCGAACGTGTCGGTGATCCAGCCGAGCAGCGGCGCCCCGATGGGCGTACCGCCCGCGAACACCATCAGGTACAGGCTCATCACGCGGCCCCGCATCACGGGGTCGGTGGCGAGCTGCACGATCGAGTTGGCGGTGACGTTCACGGTCAGTCCGACCATGCCGATCGGCATGAGCAGCAGCGCGAACAGCCAGAACGACGGGGACAGCGCCGCCGTCATCTCGAGCACGCCGAACACCACGGCGGCGCCGACCAGCAGCCGCAGCCGCGAGGTGCCGCGCCGGGCGGCGAGCAGGGCGCCCCCGAGGGAGCCGGCCGCCATGAGCGTGTTCAGCAGACCGTACGTACCGGGTCCGACGTGGAAGACGCCGTCGGCGAAGGCGGTGAGCCAGATCGGGAAGTTGAAGCCGAACGTGCCGATGCAGCCCACGAGGGCGATCGGCCAGATCAGCTCCGGCCGGCGCGCGACATAGCGCAGGCCCTCCCGCAGCTGGCCCTTGCCGCGCGGCGCGCGCTCCACCTTGTGCAGCTCGGCGGGGCGCATCAGCAGCAGCGCGGTGAGCGGGGCCAGGAACGACAGGGCGTTGACCAGGAAGGCCCAGCCGCTGCCGACGGACGCGATGAGCAGGCCGGCGACGGCGGGGCCGATCAGCCGCGCCGACTGGAAGTTCGCCGAGTTGAGGCTGACGGCGTTGCGCAGCTGCGCGGGGCCGACCATCTCGGAGACGAAGGACTGCCGGGTCGGGTTGTCGACGACCGTGACCATGCCCAGCAGGAACGCCACCAGGTACACGTGCCAGACCTGGACGTGCCCGGAGAGCGTGAGCGCCGCGAGGGCGAGCCCGCACAGGCCGAGGGCGCCCTGGCTGACGATCAGCAGGCGCCGCTTCGGGTAGCGGTCGGCGATGACGCCGCCGTACAGGCCGAAGAGCAGCAGCGGCAGGAACTGCAGGGCGGTGGTGATGCCGACGGCGGCGGCCGAGCCGGTGAGGCTGAGGACCAGCCAGTCCTGGGTGATGCGGGCCATCCAGGTGCCCGTGTTGGAGACGATGGCCCCGGTGAAGAAGAGCCGGTAGTTGCGGACCTTCAGCGACGAGAACGTGCCGTCGGTCCGCTCCCGCCCGGGCGGCGGGGTGTGTCGAGTGTCGTGGGGGTTGTGTCCGGGGGCGGAGTCAGCTCCGTTTCCCGTCCTCAAAAGGGTTCGCCTCCTCGGTCCGTTCCTATAGGTGCGCGAGCTTCTCCAGGACGGGGGCGGCCGCGCGCAGCTTGGCCCACTCGTCCTCGTCCAGGCCCTCGGCGAGGGAGGCCAGCCAGGCGTTCCGCTTGCGGCGGGACTCCTCCAGCATGGCCTCGGCCCGCTCGGTCTGGCTGACCACCTTCTGCCGGCGGTCGTCGGGATGCGGCTCCAGCCGGACCAGTCCCTTGGCCTCCAGCAGGGCGACGATGCGGGTCATCGACGGCGGCTGCACGTGCTCCTTGCGGGCCAGCTCACCGGGGGTGGCCGAGCCGCACCGGGCGAGGGTGCCGAGCACCGACATCTCGGTGGGGCTCAGCGACTCGTCGACGCGCTGGTGCTTCAGGCGCCGGGACAGCCGCATGACGGCGGAGCGGAGTGCGTTCACAGCGGCGGCGTCGGCGTCGTCGCCGTGCGCGCCCTGGGACAGGTCAGGCATGTTCCTTAGCGTAACTCATTACTCTCGCTAAAGAAAATTCATAGGGGTCCATCACCCGAAGGAGTGAGAAGCGGCCGGAACGTGACGCATCGCCGCGGGCCCGCGGCGACCCTGGCGGGCATGGGATCGACAGTGCTCAGCCTGCGGATAGACGGAGAGCTGCTCGACCGGGTCAGGCAGCATGCGGCGAGAAGCGGAATGAGCGTCCAGGACTATGTGGTCCGGACGCTCATTCGCGAGGATTTCGACGAACGCTTCAGTGCGGCGGTCGACGAGACGGAGAGGTTCTACGGCCTCACGTGAGGCCGAGCGACGGCATGGCGTAGTAGAAGACGAAGATCGCCGACACCGCGTACATGGCGGCCGGGACCTCCCGGCCGCGCCCGGCGGCGAGCCGCAGCACGCTGAACGCGATGAAGCCGATACCGATGCCGTTCGTGATCGAGTACGTGAACGGCATCATCACCATGGCCAGGAACGCCGGCACGGCGATGGTGTAGTCGCTCCAGTCGATGTCCTTCACGGACCCGGCCAGGATCAGGAAGCCGACCGCCAGCAGCGCGGGCGTGGCCGCCTGCGAGGGCACCATCGTGGCCAGCGGCGTGAGGAACAGCGCCACCGAGAACAGCCCGCCGGTGACCACGGACGCCAGGCCCGTACGGGCGCCCTCGCCGACGCCCGCCGTGGACTCCACGAAGCAGGTGGTCGCCGAGGAGGAGGTGGCGCCGCCGGTGGCGACGGCGAAGCCGTCCACCAGCAGGACCTTGTTGATGCCCGGGAAGTCGCCGTCCTTGTCCATCAGCTTGGCCTCGTCGCCGACGCCGAGGATCGTGCCCATGGCGTCGAAGAAGCAGGACAGCAGCACGGTGAAGACGAACAGCGAGCCCGTCAGCACCCCGACCTTCTCGAACCCGCCGAAGAGGCTGACCTGCCCGAGCAGCCCGAAGTCCGGTGTGGCGACCGGGTTGCCCGGCCAGGTCGGCGTGGTCAGGCCCCACGACGGCACCTTCGCCACGGCGTTGACGACCATCGCGACGAGCGTCATCACGACGATCGAGATGAGGATCGCGCCCGGCACCTTCCGGATGATCAGCGCGAGCGTGAGCAGCGTGCCGACGGCGAAGATCAGCACCGGCCAGCCGCCGAGGTGCCCGTCGGCGCCGAGCTGGAGCGGGACGGTGGTGTGCGCGGCGTCCGGGATGCGCGAGACGAAGCCGGAGTCCACCAGGCCGATCAGCATGATGAACAGGCCGATGCCGATCGCGATGCCCTTGCGCAGGCCCACGGGGACGGCATTCATGACCCGCTCGCGCAGACCGGTGGCGACCAGCAGCATCACGATGAAGCCGGCGAGGACCACCATGCCCATGGCGTCCGGCCAGGACATGTTCGGGGCGAGCTGGAGCGCGACGACCGTGTTGACGCCGAGGCCGGCGGCGAGGGCGATCGGGACGTTGCCGATGACGCCCATGAGCAGGGTCGTCAGGGCCGCGCTGAGGACGGTCGCCGTGACGAGCTGGCCGCCGTCGAGCTGGTGCCCGTACATGTCCTTGGCGCTGCCGAGGATGATCGGGTTCAGCACGATGATGTAGGCCATCGCGAAGAAGGTGGCGAATCCGCCGCGCACCTCCCGGGCGACGGTGGAGCCGCGCTCGGAGATCTTGAAGAAGCGGTCCAGTGCGCTGCCGGCGGTCGGCTGCTGCTCAGGGGTGACCGGCGGAGCGGTGACCGTGGAGGGCATGCGAAACCTCAGGGTGCGGGGGAGGGGGGTGACCGTTTTTGTGCGTTCGCACAAGAGAAATCGGTCAGAGGCAAACCGTTTCAGTATGAATACATAAGCTGAAGATCGCTATCTCCGCGCGTAGAACACCTCGGCGCTTACGATGTCGGCATGGCGAAGTGGACCCCCAAATACGAGGCACCGGAACCCCTGGAGGGGCCCGTCGTCGCGACCATCACCGGCGGGACGATCCTCTGGTTCGTCCTCTTCCTCGTGCAGGTCCCCTTCTACGGCTGGTTCGCCGAGCGCGACCTCGACTGGTGGGTGTGGACCTGTCTGGCGGGCGGGGGGCTGGGACTGCTGGGCATCTGGTACGTCCGCAAGCGCGACGCGGCGATCAAGAGGTCCCGGCAGCTCTGAGCCGTTCCCGCCGGCGACCACGGCGGAACGGCCACCCGGCCGTCGTACCCGGGGACCATTTGTGTCGTGCCCTGGGTGGGTGTTCGGGGGCTCGGGGGGTGAACGTGGCGTTCCGGCCGTACCGTCGGAACCATGACGCAGCGGGCCAGCACGGACACGAGCGTGGACAGCGGCGAGGCCGGGGCCGGCCGGCAGGAGGCCGTGCCCTACCGGCCGGGCGGCCTCACCGCCGCCGAGGTCGCCGAGCGGGTCGCGAGGGGCGAGGTCAACGACGTACCGGTCCGCTCCTCGCGGTCCGCCGCGGACATCATCCGCGGCAACGTCTTCACCCGCTTCAACGCGATCATCGGCGTCCTCTGGGTGATCATGCTGGTGGTCGCCCCCATCCAGGACAGCCTCTTCGGCTTCGTGATCGTCGCCAACACCGGCATCGGCATCATCCAGGAACTGCGCGCCAAGAAGACCCTCGACGGCCTGGCCGTCATCGGTGAGGCCAAGCCGACGGTACGGCGGGACGGGTCCGCCGCCGAGGTGTCGACCTCGGAGATCGTCCTCGGCGACCTCATCGAACTCGGGCCCGGCGACAAGGTCGTCGTCGACGGCGTCGTCGCCGAGGCCGACAACCTGGAGATCGACGAGTCGCTGCTCACCGGCGAGGCCGACCCCGTCCTGAAGAAGCCCGGCGACACCGTCATGTCCGGCAGCTTCGTCGTCGCCGGCGGCGGCGCGTTCACCGCCACCAAGGTCGGCCGCGAGGCGTACGCCGCGCAGCTCGCCGAGGAGGCGTCCCGCTTCACGCTCGTCCACTCCGAGCTGCGGTCCGGGATCTCCACGATCCTCAAGTACGTGACGTGGATGATGATCCCGACCGCCGTCGCGCTCATCGTCAGCCAGCTGGTCGTCAAGGAGACCGCCTTCAAGGACTCCATCGCGCGGACCGTCGGCGGCATCGTGCCGATGATCCCGGAAGGGCTGGTGCTGCTGACGTCCGTGGCGTTCGCGATCGGGGTCATCCGGCTGGGGCGCAAGCAGTGCCTCGTCCAGGAGCTGCCCGCCATCGAGGGCCTGGCCCGCGTCGACGTCGTCTGCCTCGACAAGACCGGCACGCTCACCGAGGGCGGCATGGACGTCACCGAGCTGCGGCCCCTCAACGGCTCGGACGAGGCGTACGTACGCAAGGTGCTCGGCGCCTTCGGCGAGTCCGAGCCGCGCCCCAACGCCTCCCTCCGGGCGATCATCGACGCCTACCCGGACAGCGACGACTGGCGCTGCACCGAGTCCCTGCCGTTCTCCTCCGCCCGCAAGTACAGCGGTGCCGCCTTCAGCGAGGGCGACGGCCAGACCAGCGCCTGGCTGCTCGGCGCCCCCGACGTACTGCTGCCCGCGGGCGACCCGGTGCTCGCCGAGACCGACGACCTCAACCAGCAGGGCCTGCGCGTCCTGCTGCTGGCCCGGGTCGGCGGCGACCTGGACGCCCCGCACGTCGCCGACGGCGCCAAGGCCTCCGCGCTCGTCGTCCTGGAGCAGCGGCTGCGCCCCGACGCCGCCGACACGCTCGCCTACTTCGCCGACCAGAACGTCGACGCCAAGGTCATCTCCGGCGACAACGCGGTCTCCGTCGGCGCGGTCGCCGCCAAGCTGGGCCTGCCCGGCGCCGACCAGACCGTCGACGCCCGCCGGCTCCCCGACGAGCGGGACGCCATGGCGAAGGAGCTGGAGGACGGCGTCGTCTTCGGCCGGGTCACCCCGCAGCAGAAGCGCGACATGGTCGGCGCGCTCCAGTCGCGCGGCCACACCGTGGCCATGACGGGCGACGGCGTCAACGACGTCCTCGCCCTCAAGGACGCCGACATCGGTGTCTCCATGGGCACCGGCTCCGAGGCCACCCGGGCGGTCGCGCAGATCGTGCTGCTCAACAACAGCTTCGCGACCCTGCCGTCGGTGGTCGCGGAAGGCCGGCGCGTCATCGGGAACATCACCCGGGTCGCCACGCTGTTCCTCACGAAGACCGTGTACTCGGTGCTGCTCGCCGTCCTGGTCGTGGCGACCCAGGTCGAGTACCCGTTCCTGCCGCGGCACTTCACGCTCGTGTCGACGCTGACGATCGGTGTGCCCGCCTTCTTCCTGGCGCTCGCGCCCAACAAGGAACGCGCGCGGCCCCACTTCGTCCGGCGCGTGATGCGGTACGCGATCCCCGCCGGGCTCATCTCCGCCGCGACCACGTTCACCACCTACATGCTGGCCCGCGCCCACTACACCGGGCCCGGGGCGCTGGCCGCCGAGACGAGCGCGGCCACGCTGACGCTGTTCCTCGTCTCGATGTGGGTGCTGGCGATCATCGCCCGTCCCTACACGTGGTGGCGGATCGGGCTGGTCGCCGTGATGGGCGGGGCCTTCCTGCTGGTGCTCGTCGTCCCGTACCTCCAGCACTTCTTCGCGCTGAAACTGGTGGGCGTGACCATCCCGTGGACGGCCGTCGCCCTCGCGGGCGTGGGCGCCGTGCTGCTGGAGCTCGGCTGGCGGTGGGTGGGGCGCAGGTTCCCCGCCTAAGGGCTGTCATGGGCACGGTCTAATGTGTGGCCGAAAACCACACACTGACGCCTGTGGCTGGGGGGCCGGGGCGCTTGAGGGGGGAGTTCCGCACACCCATGCGGCATACCGTGACTTCGAGAACGTTCAGAACCGCCCTGGCCGGCGCGGCCGCCGGTCTGCTGGCCGCCTCCGCGCTGGCCGCCGTGCCCGGCACGGCGGTCGCGGCGCAGCCCGCCCCGGCTGCCGCGCCCGCGCCGACCGACGGCCACGCGCCCGCGCCCGGCGACGGCCGCGCAGCCCTCGGCTCGGCCCGGCTCGCCAACGGCGACCGGCTGGAACTGATCCCCGGCAAGGCCACGCCCGGCTTCCGCGTCCTGCCCGCGGCCGGTGAACGGCCCGGCTCGTACGCGTACACGCGCACCGGCGACCGGCTGACCGTCCAGCCCGTCGACGAGCAGCGGCCGCAGGCCGCCACCACCGTCCGCACCGGCACGGCGACCACCTCCACGGCCGCCCCGCGGGCCGCCACGGCCACGTACCCGGTGCGGATCCAACTCGCCAACGCCCACCACTTCGGCCCGATCATCCGCGTGTGGAACCGCTCGACGTGGATGTCGTACGAGGTGAACGAGGAGCAGTGGGACTCGTACGGCACCGTCTCGCTGCCGCCGGGCGACTACGTCACGGCGGGCCTGTACTCCAACTGGCAGCAGCCCAGCCACCTGTTGATGCGCACGTTCCGCGTGGTGGACCGGGGCCTGACCGTCACCCTGGACGCAGCCACGTCCAAGGAGACGTACCTGTCGACGGACGAGCCGACCGCCCGCCGCTACAGCGCCTCCGTGTCGCTGCACACGCCCAAGGGTGACGTGATCGGCTACGTCGGCGGCTGGGGCGAGAAGGTGTACGTCTCGCCGGGCACCGTGCCGGGGGTCTCGCTCACCGTTCATGACGTGCTCACCAGGCGCGACGACACGCCCAACAACCCGAGCCCGTACCGGTACCACCTCTTCCACCGGTTCCGGGACACCATCCCCACGGCGCCCACGCGCCTGATCCGCACGGCCGACCTGGCCCACGCCGACACCACCCTGCGCGCGGCGGGCGCCGGCGACACCGGCTGGCTCTGGAACTACTTCGCCGAGCAGTCCTCGGGCACCGTGGCGGCGCCCGTGCGCCTCCCGTCCACGGTCCGGGAGTACGTCATGCCCGGGATGACGCAGGGCAGGCTGCTGTCGTACGACGCCGGCGGCCAGCTCACGCTCCCGAACCGCACACTCCCCGCGGGCGCCTCACCCGCCGAGACCTTCGGCGCCGCACCGTTCACGCTGAAGCCCTTCCACTCGCCCGGCATCGTGCGCCAGGGCAACAGGCTCAGCGTCTACGAGCCGTACACCCTGAGCGACGCCGCCGGAAACCCGGGGTCCGGCACCGCGGGACTGTC is a window encoding:
- a CDS encoding serine/threonine protein kinase; this encodes MTTVTVQLPERAPRHQDPDAPRPKPRLLHMTPGQSAEFGRGTPGSPLPIPLHDPGVSRRAGLVTATEDYWQLSNYSASTTYVVENLEGGGEHIKVAPGRIGAPVPFELSRVILPGVDGPVDFKVFAPQHAYREPGCDPAAGEPTTTPFSLDPTSKYFLVLLALCEPRLRSPSNPAVPGVGEVVERLRPLPSCAGLTRSAVNYHIDYLATAKLRLREDPDETATGSATRSRLVDLALRFDLVREDHLNLLPPLVRR
- a CDS encoding serine/threonine-protein kinase, encoding MDPGHPSPALAIPEGYRIADWTVTSLIGSGSWGTVYAARRTSDAAPAAVKFLRTDLLTPGQRASMEELIRQEVRFSSEADHPNLVRTHTVVTLNDPDRPGLDGVTALVMDRAERSLHELIAAGEPGTPVPDAARILDGVAAGLAHMHTRGWVHADLKPANILLGPDGAVWLADFGLTVELDGTHAYIPPMGSLDHVPPEWWSERTGVRGTAVRPTADIWAFGVLAHQVLTGGLHPFPGSTARARALAAQSYASGAAQLRLDDALEPQWRELIGSCLAPDHASRAELGAEELARRVRALRKGGVRARRGLRRPGVLAGAGLGLAAATVAATLVLLPEDGAARTTPPRPTPSAKTVPGAIPEDSDVPVALRRTITDAAKRCTDEEVTPALLAAMIKAESGFDPKASRPASGEYGIAMWTPSVFQAWAVDGDGDGDKDHMSPPDAIATMAVFTCWLDQRFKDNGMRENLPELIVAGYRTSDKTVIQAGGVPERTRPHVDTVMRYLKEYTR
- a CDS encoding aldo/keto reductase; amino-acid sequence: MKYTQLGRTGLKVSRIVLGTMNFGPQTDEAGSHAIMNAALDAGVNFFDTANVYGWGENKGRTEEIIGSWFAGGGERRDKVVLATKVYGSMAPDGEVWPNHDRLSAVNIRRAVEASLRRLNTDYIDLYQFHHIDRATPFEEIWQAVDVLIQQGKILYAGSSNFSGYKIAQANETAARRGMVGLVSEQCLYNLVERRAEMEVIPASQDYGLGVIPWSPLHGGLLGGALRKEREGGAARSRAGRSADALANTELREKIQAYETLLDKHGLEPGEVALAWLLTRPGVTGPIVGPRTAEQLESALRAVELDLTDELLGELDAIFPGPGPSPEAFAW
- the thpR gene encoding RNA 2',3'-cyclic phosphodiesterase; the encoded protein is MRLFAAVLPPRAAVEELALLVDELRALPGADELRWTGRPGWHYTLAFMGEVDDALVPDLRERLGRAAHRTQPFPLRVHGGGQFGHRALWAGAAGGLDDMRLLAERAEAAARRAGVPMDDHRRYQAHLTLARARTDTDLRPFVTELERFKGLRWEVAELALVRSNLPTSGTAGEQPRYETVGSWPLGRAS
- a CDS encoding MFS transporter, producing MRTGNGADSAPGHNPHDTRHTPPPGRERTDGTFSSLKVRNYRLFFTGAIVSNTGTWMARITQDWLVLSLTGSAAAVGITTALQFLPLLLFGLYGGVIADRYPKRRLLIVSQGALGLCGLALAALTLSGHVQVWHVYLVAFLLGMVTVVDNPTRQSFVSEMVGPAQLRNAVSLNSANFQSARLIGPAVAGLLIASVGSGWAFLVNALSFLAPLTALLLMRPAELHKVERAPRGKGQLREGLRYVARRPELIWPIALVGCIGTFGFNFPIWLTAFADGVFHVGPGTYGLLNTLMAAGSLGGALLAARRGTSRLRLLVGAAVVFGVLEMTAALSPSFWLFALLLMPIGMVGLTVNVTANSIVQLATDPVMRGRVMSLYLMVFAGGTPIGAPLLGWITDTFGARIGFATGGVLSLVSAVLIGLVLSRATGTRLRLELRGRHPRLAFVPRERPRELATAA
- a CDS encoding MarR family transcriptional regulator, which gives rise to MPDLSQGAHGDDADAAAVNALRSAVMRLSRRLKHQRVDESLSPTEMSVLGTLARCGSATPGELARKEHVQPPSMTRIVALLEAKGLVRLEPHPDDRRQKVVSQTERAEAMLEESRRKRNAWLASLAEGLDEDEWAKLRAAAPVLEKLAHL
- a CDS encoding ribbon-helix-helix protein, CopG family, whose translation is MGSTVLSLRIDGELLDRVRQHAARSGMSVQDYVVRTLIREDFDERFSAAVDETERFYGLT
- a CDS encoding NCS2 family permease, with product MPSTVTAPPVTPEQQPTAGSALDRFFKISERGSTVAREVRGGFATFFAMAYIIVLNPIILGSAKDMYGHQLDGGQLVTATVLSAALTTLLMGVIGNVPIALAAGLGVNTVVALQLAPNMSWPDAMGMVVLAGFIVMLLVATGLRERVMNAVPVGLRKGIAIGIGLFIMLIGLVDSGFVSRIPDAAHTTVPLQLGADGHLGGWPVLIFAVGTLLTLALIIRKVPGAILISIVVMTLVAMVVNAVAKVPSWGLTTPTWPGNPVATPDFGLLGQVSLFGGFEKVGVLTGSLFVFTVLLSCFFDAMGTILGVGDEAKLMDKDGDFPGINKVLLVDGFAVATGGATSSSATTCFVESTAGVGEGARTGLASVVTGGLFSVALFLTPLATMVPSQAATPALLAVGFLILAGSVKDIDWSDYTIAVPAFLAMVMMPFTYSITNGIGIGFIAFSVLRLAAGRGREVPAAMYAVSAIFVFYYAMPSLGLT
- a CDS encoding DUF2530 domain-containing protein: MAKWTPKYEAPEPLEGPVVATITGGTILWFVLFLVQVPFYGWFAERDLDWWVWTCLAGGGLGLLGIWYVRKRDAAIKRSRQL